A window of Clostridiisalibacter paucivorans DSM 22131 genomic DNA:
TAGAAAACACATTATTAAGTGGGATTATTAAAAAGTTGATAAATCAAAAAATAAAAATAGACCATTCAACATGCATTCAATGTCAAAAATGTATAGACCAATGTCCTGCCAATGCCATGTCAATGAATGACTATATCAAAATAGACCATAAAAAATGTATTCGTTGTTGTTGCTGTCAAGAAATATGTCCCGTAGGTGCAATATCAGTAACCGAGCCTCTAACATTAAAATTATTAAAAAAGATTGGATTTTAAAAGTCAAAAATATAAAAGCTAACAGTTAATGGTTAGTAGTTAGTAGCTTAATGCTGAAATCCATATGCTTTCAACCATCAACTAATAACTACTATCTACTAACTAATAACTACTATCTATGTTCAAATCTTTGTCTTTAATTTCTCTAGCATATCTTGGGTCATCTTAGCTAAATCATATTTAGGATTCCATCCCCATTCATCCCTAGCCATAGTATCATTTAAAGAATTTGGCCATGAATCAGCTATCTTTTGAAGATTTTCATCAACATCGTAATCCATCTGAAAATCAGGTATATGTCTTTTGATCTCATTATATATCTCATTAGGCTCAAAACTCATGGCTGTTACGTTAAAAGCATTTCTATGGGTTAATTTAGCACCATCTGCTTCCATGAGATTTATTATTGCATCTATTGCATCGGGCATATACATCATATCCATATATGTACCTCTTGCTATAGGTGATGTATATCTTTTATTCTTTAATGCCTCATAGTAAATATGTACTGCATAATCTGTAGTTCCACCACCGGGAAGGGTTTTATATGATATTAATCCTGGAAATCTTACTCCTCTAGTATCAACTCCATATTTTTTGAAATAATAATCACATAATAGTTCTCCAGCTACTTTAGTAACACCATACATAGTTTCAGGTCTTTGTAATGTATCTTGGGGAGTATTATCCTTAGGTGTTGATGGCCCAAATGCTGCAATAGAACTGGGAGTAAATACACCACATCCATTTTCTCTGGCTACTTCAAGTATATTGTAAAGACCATTCATATTTACATTCCAAGCTAGTTCTGGCTTTTTTTCTCCTGTAGCAGATAATATAGCTGCTAAATGGACTATCCAATCTACATTATGTTTTTTCGCAGCCTCATATATCTCTTTAGCATTAGTTACATCTACTATTTCAAATGGTCCTGTCTCTGTTACCTCCGTTTTTCTTTTATTTATACCGCTTCCTATAATATTGTTGCTACCATACATATCCCTCAATTTCATAGTAAGCTCAGAGCCTATTTGTCCCAATGCACCGGTAATTAATATTTTTTTCATATTATTCTCTCCCCTTTTGAATCTATTTTTAAAATAAATTAATAATATCTTCTATTTATTATATTCCCCAAAATCAATACTCTATTTATAGAAAGGATAAAAAGGTATTTTTTAAAGATTCAAAAAATTATTTCCCTTGTTTTTAGGATATAACATAATAGTTTATTAATCAAGAGTTTACATCATTTCCAATTTTATCATTTTTTTAATATTTTATTTGACCATATTAAAACCCCCTAAGTCCGTGTCCGGATTTAGGGGGTAACATCAAAACCCCGAGGGTTTTAATATATATTATTTTTCTTCTGGTATCCAGCTATTTACAAGTTCTTCATTTTCATTCATCCACTCTCTAGCCACTTCTATAGGTTCTTTGTCGCTGTCAGCAATCATTCCCATAAGACTTCCCAACTGTTGTGAGTCAAGTTTGAAATTCTTAAAGAATTGAGCTAATTCTGGCCTATCTTCAGATAATCCCTTTCTAGTTATAGTGTGAAGATTTTCAGTTTCACCATATACTGTTTTTGGATCTTCTAAAAATTTAAGATCATATCTTGCAAATTTCCAGTGAGGTTGCCATCCTGTAACAATTATAGGTTCTTCTTTATTTATGGCATCAGCTAATGCAGCTGTCATAACTGGTCCACTTCCTGCCATCAATTCATAATCTAATCCATATTCTTCTATTGCTCTTTCAGTAGCACTCATAATACCTGCTCCTGAATCTATACCTATTATTTTTCCATCAAATTGATCTTTAACTTCATTCATCTCTTCAATGCTATTTATATCTACATACTCTGGTACAACTAATCCTATTCTTGCACCTTCAAAATTGTATCCCAAATCTTCTATTTTGTCGCCAAATTCCTCCATATAACTCTGGTGAGTTATAGGCAACCATCCATCTAGAAATGCATCATAATCTCCTTTAGCCAAAGATGTAAATATTAATCCTGCATCTGCATTTGTTACTGTGACATCATATCCCATTTTATCTTCTAGTATAGCTTCAGCAAGATTAGTCATGGCTATACCTTCAGCCCAATTTACAACTCCTAATTTCACTTCTCCTTTGGCCTCTTCACCAGCACCATTATCTCCTTCATTGTCAGTGCCTTGACCACATCCAGTCAATACAACACTTAATGCCAATACAGCTACTAGTGTAAAAACACCTACCTTTTTAAATCTTTTAAACATACAATAAACCCTCCTAATTTTCTATTTATTTATATTACCCAATGCTTGGGTAATTCTATCTAAAATCATGGCCAATATAACAACTGCTACACCACTTTCAAATCCTAATCCAATTTTATACTGTTGTATACCGTTTAATACCTTTTCACCTAGTCCTCCAGCACCTATCATGGCTGCTATTACAACCATGGACAATGCTAACATTATAGTCTGATTTATACCAGCCAAAATCGTAGGTAATGCTATAGGCAACTGCACCTTGATTAGCATCTGACCAGGTGTTGAACCAAATGATCTTCCTGCCTCTACAACATCAGTAGGTACTTGCCTGATGGCTAAATTAGTCAATCTTACCACTGGAGGCATAGAAAATATAACTGTAGCTACAGAAGCTGGAACTTTACCTAAACTAAAAAACAATACTGCTGGTATTAGATATACAAATGCAGGCATTGTCTGCATAAAATCCAATACAGGTCTCAATAATCTATCAAACTTTTTACTTCTAGAAGCTATAATACCTAGTGGTATACCTATTATCAATGCTACGAAAGCAGAAGTTAAAACTAATGCCAAAGTCTGCATAGTTTCTGACCACAATTCCATTCCATCTATTAACACTAATCCTACTATAGAAAATATAGCCAGTCCCCTACCTGCAAGTCTCCATGCTAACACTGCTATTATTGCTATAAATACTATACTAGGTATAAGTAATAGGCCTTTTTCTATACTCAATATACCAAATTCCATAAATGCCTTTATACCATCAAAAAACGGTTCAAAACTGCTACTTAACCATTCAACAAATGTTTTAAAATACGGTCCTATATGAAATACAAACATCCTATTCCTCCTCTCCCATAATACCTGTAATCAATGAAACTCTAACTATTATTCCCTTTAATCTATTTTTTTCATCAACAACTGCCACAGGATACGCTGCTCCAGCAGACATAGGTAATATGTCAACTATTGGCGTATCAGGAGATACTGTAGGAATATCTGTTATAATACGCTCTTCCAAGCTCCTTTTGCCTTCTTTAACTAATTTAAGAGCATCCTCAATGAGGATAACTCCTCTAAGTACTTTGTCCTTATCTGTTACATATATACTACTTATTTCGGCTTGTTTCATCTCTCTCACTGCCACTCTAGGACCATCCTTATAGTCAATAACTGTTATAGGCTTTTTCATTATTGATTCAGCTGTTATTACCTTTGTCCTGTCTACATCTTGTACAAATTCTCTAACATAATCATTTGCAGGGTCAGTAAGTATTCCTTCTGGTGTGCCTATTTGTACAACCTTTCCATCTTTCATAACAGCAATTCTATCTCCCAGTTTCAATGCCTCATCTAAATCGTGGGTAATAAAAATAATAGTCTTTTTCATTTCCGATTGTAAATCCAATAATTCGTCCTGCATCTCTTTTCTTATCAGAGGATCTAATGCACTAAATGCCTCATCCATTAATAATATATCAGGGTCTGTAGCCAATGCTCTAGCTAATCCTACCCTTTGTTGCATTCCTCCACTTAACTCATCGGGCATACTCTCTTCATATCCCTTCAATCCAACTAACCTTAATGCCTCATATGCCTTCTCCGTTCTAACTTCTGGCTCTACTCCTTGCACTTCTAATCCATATTCCACATTGCTGGCCACAGTCCTATGGGGAAATAGTGCAAAATTTTGGAATACCATCGCAATCTTTTTTCTTCTTACTTCTCTCAATTTTTCATCATTTGCCTTAGCTATATCTTCTCCGTCTATAAATATTTGTCCCCTAGTAGGATTTATCAATCTATTTAAACATCTAATTAAAGTTGACTTACCACTACCAGAAAGCCCCATAACCACAAAAAATTCTCCATCTTCAACATTAAAACTCACATCATTAACTCCTACAGTGTTTCCAGTCTTCTTTAATATTTCATCTTTACTCAGACCTTTATCTATCAATGGAAAAACTTTTTTTGGATTGGAGCCAAATACTTTGTACACATTTTTGACTTCTATCTTACTCATATTTAACCTCCTTTAATTTACCTTATTAAATTTTAAAAAATTCCCTTATATAAATAATTATTCCTTAATCGATGGCTATTTAGACATAATTTCAGATAATTATTAAAAAAGCAAAAAAATAGACACTATATCATCTGTGTCTCATTTAGAATAAACAAGTCATAACTATGTCTATGATTTTATCACAAAATTTATATAGAGTCAAATTTCATGCCAAAATCACCAATTTTTAAAAGAAAAACCATTTAATTTTTTGTAAAAATTAAATGGTTTTTCTTCTAATTTTTCTCTAATTATAGACATTAATTACTGCAATTTGTTTTTATATATTACTAACCTGATATCATTATATGTTATATTTTCTGGTAATTTGTCTTTTATAGGTTTCAACTTTTCTAATCCTATCCTATCTATAATATCTAATATCTTTTTTTCTTTGCCTTCATCTTCAATAAATCTAGACCAATCTAAGTCATAACCTCTTTCTTCACACTTTTTTAAGTGGTTTATTATTGTAGGTTGTGAAAAATTTCTATTATTAGCTATCTCTTCTAAAGACATCCCTTTTAGATAACTTTGATAGGTTAGATCGTATCTATCTTCATTGAAGTCTTCTGTTTTGTTTGATAATTGGGTTTCCTTAATGTTTTCATTTCTAGCATCCTTTACATCTATGTCTTTTTCATTGGCATATGAATTTATTAGATTAATAAAAAGTTTTCCATAATTTTCATATTTTTTATTGCCTACACCATTTATGCTTAACATTTCTTCTTTGTTTTGAGGATAATATGCAGCCATTCCTTTTATAGTAGCATCATGAAATACCATAAAAGGAGGTATCTCCTTATCTTTAGATATACTAGCCCTTAACTCTTTCAGCTTATTAAATAATTCCTTATCATAATCATATATATCTCTTCCTATAGAAACTTCTTCTTTCTTTGAAGTATCCCTTCTTTCTATGAGATGCCTCTTGTGATAAAGTCTAGTTTTCCCCTTTAATATTTCACCTGATTTATTTGTCAATTTTAATACAGGATATTTATCTGCAGTTATCCTAATATACCCCTTAGAAATCATAGACATTATTATTTCTTTTAATCCACTATTACTATAATCCTTCATTATCCCATAAGTAGACACCTTATCAAGACCTGAACCCAATACTTTTTTATTTTTTGAACCCTTAAGTACCTGTATAACAGTAGTTATACCAAACCCTTCATTCAATCTATACATACAAGATAGAACCTTTTGACCTTCCACAGTTATATCTACCATTTCTGAATCATCTAAACAATTACCACAGTTTTCACACCTGTTATTGATAGATTTTTCACCGAAATAATTTAATATATAATTTCTTAGACAGTAATTGGTATTACAATAATCTACTAAATATTGAAGATTCTTATATAGTATCTCTTGTCTTGTTTCAGACATAGTTTCATTCTCGATTATATATTTTTGTTTTACTATATCAGATGCAGAATACATTAATATACAATGACTTCTTTGTCCATCACGACCTGCTCTACCAGCTTCCTGATAATATGCCTCCATATTCTTAGGCATATTATAATGTATTACAAATCTCACATCTGGCTTGTCTATACCCATTCCAAATGCATTGGTAGCTATTATTATTCTTTTTCTATCAAATATAAAATCTTCTTGATTTGTCTGCCTTATATTACTATTCATGCCACCATGATATCCTACGGTTGAAAATCCCTTTTCGTTCAATTTGTCTACTAATGACTCCACCGTTTTTCTTGTAGCACAATATATTATGCCAGATTCCTCTGTATAGTTTTTACTTAAATAGTTTAAAAGATAATTGAATTTATTGCCTGTTTTTACTACTTCATAAAATAGATTAGGTCTGTCAAATCCGGTCATACACTGGACAGGATTTCTTAATTCCAATAATTCTTTTATTTCTTTTACTATCTCTTCAGTAGCAGTGGCAGTAAATGCTGCAACTGAAGGTCTAGGATTAATATCATTAATAAATTTGGGGATTTCCACATAACTTGGTCTAAAATCATGCCCCCATTGACTTATACAATGTGCCTCATCTACAGCAACCAATGACACTTCAATATCTTTAATAAAATTTCTAAATAATACTGTATTTAATCTCTCAGGGGCTATATAAACAAGTTTATATCTTTCATTCTTAATATCTAACATTATCTTATTGATTTCATTATATTCTAAAGAACTATTTATATATGCTGCTGGAATTCCCATTTCCTCAAGCCCATCTACTTGATCCTTCATTAACGATATAAGTGGAGAAATTACCAAAGTAATGCCCTTCAAAAATACACTAGGTAATTGATAACATAGGGATTTACCACCCCCAGTGGGCATTATACCCAATACATCCTTCCTCTCCAATATGCCATTAATCAGCTCTTCTTGACCAGCTTTAAATTCACTATACCCAAAATATTTATTTAATCCACTATAAATATCCATATTAAAACCTCTCTTTAAAACTATATTTTACTCTTCATTTTATATGTTAACATACATTGGCATTTTTAGTAGCATAAATAAAAAAGGAACTACTAAAAATGATTTTTAATAGTCCTTAACATTATTAATCTAGTATTAAATTGTCTATGGGTTTTCCTGGGGGAACTATAGGATATACCCCTTGATCTTTATCTATTACGCACTCTATTAATATAAATTCGTTGGCATCTTTCACTTCTTTTAATACTTCCTTCAATTCTAAAATATTCCTAACCTTATATCCCTTTAAACCATAAGCCTGAACTAATTTCACATAATCCACTTCATTACCAATATCTGTCTCTGAATACCTCTCATTTTGAAATAGTCTTTGCCATTGTCTTACCATACCTAAAGTGCTGTTATTAAATAGTATAGTAGTAATCGGTACATTATATTTTGATATTGTGGCCAACTCATTACAGTTCATTCTAAAACTCCCATCTCCACTTATATGTACCACCGGCACATTGGGTTTTCCTATCTTGGCCCCTATGGCAGCACCTAATCCAAACCCCATAGTTCCCAAACCTCCAGAAGATATAAATGTCCTGGGCTTCTCAAAATTCCAATATTGAGCAGACCACATCTGATGCTGTCCCACATCCGTTATCACTAATGCATCTTCCCCTAGAACTTTCTTAGCTTGTCTAAGTATATTCTTAGGATGGAATGCTCTCTCTGTTATTTTATCATGCTCTTTCCAACTGTTTATTCTATCTATCCAATCAGTTCTATTTTTTTCCTCAACATGGGTTATAAGTCTATTTATAATTTCTTTGAGATCCCCTATAAGAGACACTTCCACATCTTTATTTTTACCTACTTCAGTTACATCTATGTCTATGTGTATTATTTTTGCTCCTGGAGCAAATTTATCCACTTTACCCACTACTCTATCACTAAATCTAGCCCCTAATGCTATTATTAAATCACTATTGGTCACTGCTAAATTAGCCTCTTTAAATCCATGCATACCCACAAGGCCTAAAGATAGAGATTTGTTCCTATCAAATCCTCCCAGTCCCATAAGAGTATTGACCACAGGAATAGAACTTTTGTCTACTAATTTCGCTAAACATTCACTAGCCTCTGAAGTTATTATTCCTCCCCCTCCATATACAATTGGACGTTTAGATTGATTTATTATTTTAGCAGCCTTCTTTATTAATTTTTCCTCTTCATTGTTATGATTCAAATACCTTTCTTTTTTATTCAGTATAACACTATGAAAATCCGTCCTTTTTAGAAATACATCCTTAGGTATATCTATAAGCACTGGTCCTGGTCTTCCCTCTCTAGCTATATAAAATGCTTCATTTACAACGCTTTGAAGCTCATTAATATCATTTACTAAAAAATTATGTTTAGTTATGGGAACTGTTATTCCTGTTATGTCTATTTCTTGAAATGAATCTCGTCCCAATATATTAGTCGGGACCTGGCCTGTGATAATTACTAAAGGTATGGAATCCATATATGCTGTAGCTATGCCAGTTACAGTATTAGTAGCCCCTGGACCGGAAGTAGCAAAACATACCCCTACTTTACCAGTGGCTCTAGCATATCCATCAGCTCCATGAACTGCCCCTTGTTCATGGGCTGTTCTTATATGGGTAAAATACTGTCCCTGATCATAAAGTGCATCATAAAGGGGAATTACTGCACCTCCTGGATAACCAAATATAGTATCTACTCCTTGATTTTTTAAACATTCTAATACTACTTGAGCCCCATTAAGTTCCATCTTTTCACATCCTCCTATTTCTTAATCCACGACATCATCTTCCTTAATTCCTGCCCCACTTCAACTATTGGATGATTTAATTCCCTATTTTTTATTGCATTAAATACGGGTCTATTCATTTCATTTTCCAATAACCACTCTTTAGCAAATCTTCCCTGCTGAATCTCTTTTAATACCTTTTTCATCTCTTCTCTAGTATCTTCAGTAACTATTCTATTACCTACCATATAGTCCCCATATTCAGCAGTATCACTTACACTATATCTCATATTTTCAAATCCACCTTCATACAACAAATCAACTATTAGCTTCATCTCATGGAGACATTCAAAATAGGCTATTTCCTTTTGATATCCTGCATCTACTAAGGTATCAAACCCTGCCTTTATTAACTCTGTTATACCTCCACATAAAACACATTGCTCACCAAAGAGGTCTGTTTCTGTCTCCTCTTTAAATGTAGTTTCAAGTACTCCTGCTCTAGTTGCTCCTATTCCCATGGCATATGCAAGGGCTAAATCCTTAGTATTTCCAGAATAATCCTGATGTACTGCCAGTAAAGCGGGTACACCATTTCCCTGCTCATATACCCTCCTTACTAGATGCCCTGGACCCTTAGGTGCTATCATGAATACGTCCACATTTTTAGGAGGTATTATCTGATTAAAATGTATATTGAATCCATGGGCAAATGCCAATGCCTTTCCTTCAGTTAAATTTTCCTTCACATATTGGCTATAAACCTTTCTTTGGACTTCATCGGGTACAAGCATCATAATTATATCTGATTCCTTAGTTGCTTGATCTACAGTCAATACTTTAAACCCCTTGTCCTCTGCCCTTTTCCATGATTTGCTTCCATTATACAATCCAACAATCACATCTGCACCACTATCTTTTAGATTCAACGCATGGGCATGTCCTTGGCTACCAAACCCTATTACAGCTATTTTTTTATTTTTTAGTAGTTCAAAATTACAGTCCCTATCGTAATATACTTTTGTCATTTTAATCATTCTCCTCTCATTTTTGATGTTTAAGCTTCCCTTGCATCATATACATTTACTAATTTTTTCATCTGATTTATACATTTTTCAGCAGTTAATTCCATATTCTCTTCAAGAATAATGGTTAAATTGGCAAAATTGGCATCTTCTAAATTCTCCATATTTACACCCTTTACTTGAAATCTCTTTCTCTTCAATACCCCTACAACCCTCATAAGTACGTCCAAACCATTATCTACCCTGACACACACCTTTTTATCCATAGATACACCTCCTAAAAATTTAAATAAAAAAGCCCCTCGTTCCTAAGATATATAATCTATATATACCTTAGGGACGAGGGGCATTCTCGCGGTACCACCCTAATTCTTAAGTATAATTTATACTTAAGCAACTTTTTTTCAGGTCGAAGGTTTACCTTGAACCCTATCCATATAACGGTAGATACCGAAATCATCTACTTGACCTAAAGGCCTTTTGAATCATCTGCTCGGGAATGATCATTATATCCTATTTAACACCAACTCTCACCAAATGTTGGCTCTCTGTAGTTAAAGGGAGGACATCATTCTTTCCCTCACTGCATTTACTATTTTTAATATATTGTTTATTATTATACTATCGTAATGATAATAAAGTCAACATTATTTTTAAAATTTTCTTAACTTTTTTATTCAGCCTCTATTACTAATGGTAATTTTTTTATATCCCATGGATCTCTATTGAAACTACTAAAGATATCTATTTCCTCAAAACCAGCCTTTGTAAGTAAAGTTATAATCTCATCTTTTCTTATGGGCAATAGCATAATACTATTTTCTATTTCTCTATTTTCATATTTTATAATAAGATTAGTATTAAATTGTATAAATCCATTGATTAGTTTATATTTCCTCACAAATTTTATTTTATCATTTTCTATTGTTGGTAATCCTTGTAGCTTCTCATTTAATACTTTGTCATAATTAATTATTTGAAACTTAAATTTTCCTTGCCTTTTCAGCAATGATTTTACCTTTTTAAAAAAATTTAATATTTCCTCTTTGCTATTTAAATGTACCAATGTATTTCCAAAACATATAATCTGATTAAATTCAGTATCTGAAAATTTCTCATCTATATCCAACATATCTATGACATAATACGCTAGATTTTCAGTCTCATATCCCTTGGCAATATCTATCATATCTGCATCAATATCTATACCTACAGCCCAGTGTCCATACTCATTTAATCTTCTAGTTAACTCTCCAGTAGAGCATCCAATATCCAATATTATTTGATTTTTTTGTACTCTATCTAAAACAAAATTTACCTTGTCATTCTTTAATGGAAATATATAATCATAATACTTTGAAATACTAGTATAAAAAGACAAAACATCTCCTCCCCACATTATAAACATGTTATTGTTGCATATTTATATTACCCTAAAGTGAAATTATTAATCTTCATTTTTAAAATCAAAAAACTGACTGGGTCTATCCCAATCAGTCATGTAAACTATCTATTTATTATTTGGTGGAGGCGGTGGGAGTTGAACCCACGTCCGAAGATACTTTGCAAAGAGCTTCTCCCAGAACAGTTGTTGTTTTTATATTCGCCGCAAAGAACGCTCAACAACAAGCTTTCTCATTGGCTATCTCCAATTGTTCCACCTAAGGTCGGAGCATCCCTTAAGCAGTTCCCCGCATATAATGGCCCTTACTTTAAAATAGGCGGGACTATTTTAAAGAGGGAGCTGCGTTATATTACGCAGCTAAAGCGTAATTTTCGTCTGCGTTTACATTTAGTGCTTAGCTTTTTTATGTGGTACCAAGCCAACCACATCTGGCTACTCCAAACTCCATATCCCCGTCGAAGCCTTATTCGCCCCCGTATATATTTTAATTATATTTTAAACTCATATGCTTTTTCATCCTAAGTTCAGCATCCCTCTTAGCTATGGATTCCCTTTTATCATATAATTTTTTACCCTTAGCTATAGAAAGGTCTATCTTAACTAACCCTCTTTTGTTTATATATATACTCAAAGGAATAAGCGAATATCCTTGTTGAGTTATATACCCAATTAGTTTATTTATTTCTCTTTTATGAAGTAGTAGCTTTCTCTTTCTTAAAGGATCTTTATTATATATATTACCCTTTTCATAGGGACTTATATGCATATTATATATGAATATTTCTCCCTTTTCTACCATTGCATAACTATCCTTTATATTTACTTTTCCTTGCCTTATGGACTTAACTTCAGTCCCTGCCAAAACTACACCAGTTTCTATAGTGTCCTCTATAAAATAACTATGTCTAGCTTTTTTATTTCTAGCTACTATCTTTTTTTCCCCTTTACCCATATATATCACCAAATCCAGTATTTTTATGTGCAACGTTCATTATAGCAAATATATAGTATTATGTCAATATATATAGTATCACCAAATCAACATCAATTAAAGCAATTGAGCTGAATTTTAAAATCCAGCTCAATCATAAATCTATATCTATTTATTCACTCTATTTTCTGGTTCTTTTCCTGATAAAACTCTTATTACTTCTTCACATGCCCTTCTTCGCAATTCTTCCATTGAATCACTTGTAAAAAATGCTGCGTGGGGCGTAATAATTAAGTTTTCCAATTGAAACAATTTATTATCGGGTTTAAGTGGC
This region includes:
- a CDS encoding class I SAM-dependent methyltransferase; this translates as MSFYTSISKYYDYIFPLKNDKVNFVLDRVQKNQIILDIGCSTGELTRRLNEYGHWAVGIDIDADMIDIAKGYETENLAYYVIDMLDIDEKFSDTEFNQIICFGNTLVHLNSKEEILNFFKKVKSLLKRQGKFKFQIINYDKVLNEKLQGLPTIENDKIKFVRKYKLINGFIQFNTNLIIKYENREIENSIMLLPIRKDEIITLLTKAGFEEIDIFSSFNRDPWDIKKLPLVIEAE
- the smpB gene encoding SsrA-binding protein SmpB produces the protein MGKGEKKIVARNKKARHSYFIEDTIETGVVLAGTEVKSIRQGKVNIKDSYAMVEKGEIFIYNMHISPYEKGNIYNKDPLRKRKLLLHKREINKLIGYITQQGYSLIPLSIYINKRGLVKIDLSIAKGKKLYDKRESIAKRDAELRMKKHMSLKYN